A single window of Stigmatopora nigra isolate UIUO_SnigA chromosome 22, RoL_Snig_1.1, whole genome shotgun sequence DNA harbors:
- the LOC144215880 gene encoding E3 ubiquitin-protein ligase CHFR-like: MENHRRRGTPWGKLVKVNSNETGVLLFKRECIIGRKKGCDLAFPANKKISAKHCKIVHDENSGQVWLEDMSTNGTVINMSKLVKKQTHILQNGDVIYFVYRKSQPEKNIAYVYHALTTEETFLEDHQSHSPDTLTSSDMTLSVEPVMLTKAPRDLNEEEPQPSTSTSHLCFQLPLTAGTNRAGFHSGCKSQDVDQECEEALHSEPECKRRKTEVIPPTSGSSGNILGQTSPIKTKTDKMEESLTCSICQELLYDCVSLQPCMHTFCAACYSGWMDISSNCPTCRAFAERIHKNYFINNLVEAYLIEHPEKSRSEEDMKSMDSRNKIKQDILEHFSDEECSSDNLYEISDNDSDSSVFSVPLFMCRQCPGYNNEINQMPFPTASSYRFPCMPPSMPPPPNISSDEVSATDGESSVSPGNPAGPLEYRCQPQGDHLICNCCLEAMPDRRPELNSHQQCAQCQRPFCHIYWGCRRIGCQGCLAQFSELNLTEKCLDGVLNNNHYESEILKNYLTSRGKTWKDLLKEALHDLEEGKYCLSDRHNSVSANTIICVCCGLMVFKELAYKYRQNIPTSELPAAVLSRPDCYWGLNCRTQIKAHHARNFNHICEQTRFKS; the protein is encoded by the exons ATGGAGAATCACAGAAGAAGGGGTACGCCATGGGGAAAACTGGTCAAAGTGAATTCCAATGAAACTGGAGTGTTACTTTTCAAAAGGGAATGCATCATTGGccgaaaaaaag GCTGTGATTTGGCATTTCCTGCCAATAAAAAGATCTCAGCGAAACACTGTAAGATTGTTCATGATGAAAACTCAGGGCAGGTGTGGCTTGAAGACATGAG CACCAATGGTACAGTGATCAACATGTccaaattggttaaaaaacaaactcacaTCCTTCAAAATGGTGACGTCATCTACTTTGTGTACCGGAAAAGTCAGCCTGAGAAAA atattgCTTATGTTTACCACGCACTCACAACTGAGGAAACATTTTTAGAAGACCACCAAA GCCACAGTCCTGATACACTTACATCCTCTGATATGACACTATCTGTGGAGCCTGTCATGCTGACAAAAGCTCCACGGGATCTTAATGAAGAGGAACCTCAGCCTTCCACCTCAACTTCCCACCTCTGTTTTCAGCTTCCTTTAACAGCAGGGACAAATAGAGCAGGTTTTCACTCAG GTTGCAAATCTCAAGATGTGGACCAAGAATGTGAGGAAGCACTTCATTCAGAGCCAGAATgcaaaaggagaaaaacag AGGTCATTCCACCAACATCTGGATCATCGGGAAATATTTTGGGTCAAACATCGCCAATAAAGACCAAGACAGATAAGATGGAGGAATCTCTGACATGTAGCATCTGCCAGGAACTATTATATGACTGCGTCAG CTTGCAACCCTGCATGCATACTTTCTGTGCTGCCTGTTACTCTGGCTGGATGGACATTTCGTCTAATTGTCCAACGTGCCGTGCCTTTGCGGAAAGGATTCATAAAAACTACTTCATCAACAACCTGGTGGAGGCCTACCTCATTGAGCACCCAG AAAAGTCTCGCAGTGAGGAAGACATGAAAAGCATGGACAGCCGCAACAAAATCAAACAGGACATTTTGGAGCACTTTTCTGATGAGGAGTGCAGCTCAGATAATCTTTATGAGATCTCTGACAATGACAGTGACTCTTCTGTGTTCAG tgtgccTCTATTCATGTGCCGACAATGCCCAGGCTACAACAACGAGATCAACCAGATGCCGTTTCCCACTGCCTCGAGTTATCGGTTTCCCTGCATGCCACCTTCGATGCctcctcctccaaacatatCTTCAGATGAAGTCTCTGCCACTGATGGAGAGTCCTCAGTGTCGCCTGGAAACCCGGCAG GTCCTCTGGAGTACCGCTGTCAACCTCAGGGCGATCATCTTATTTGTAACTGCTGCCTAGAGGCAATGCCAGATAGACGGCCTGAGTTGAATAGCCACCAGCAAT GTGCTCAATGCCAACGTCCTTTCTGTCACATCTACTGGGGTTGCCGCAGGATTGGCTGTCAAGGCTGCCTGGCTCAATTCAGTG AGCTTAATCTGACTGAAAAATGTCTGGATGGTGTGCTGAACAACAATCACTATGAGTCAGAGATTCTAAAG aaCTACTTGACTTCTAGAGGCAAAACATGGAAGGATCTACTTAAGGAGGCCTTACATGATTTGGAAGAAGGGAAATATTGCCTTTCAG ATCGGCATAATTCTGTTTCTGCAAATACAATCATTTGTGTGTGCTGCGGCCTTATGGTTTTCAAGGAGCTGGCGTACAAGTACAGACAGAATATTCCTACGTCTGAACTACCAG CTGCCGTATTATCTCGTCCCGACTGCTACTGGGGTCTTAACTGTCGTACACAAATAAAAGCCCATCATGCAAG GAATTTCAACCACATATGTGAGCAGACCCGCTTCAAAAGCTGA